The Cloacibacterium caeni region TGCAATTTCTATCAAAGATTGTTCAACTTCTGGTCCGAAATCTCCTATGATAAATGCTATTTCATCTATGTTTTCACCAGCTACTTTTGCTATATCTTCTACTAATCTTTGAACAATTGGTTTTCCTGCAATAGGAATTAATGGTTTAGGAACGGTAAGTGTATGTGGTCTTAATCTAGAACCACGTCCTGCCATTGGAACTATAATTTTCATAGTCTATTGAATTTAAATTTATTTGTGTTTTTAATTGTTATTTTTTTGCGACTCCTGAACTGCCAAAACCACCTTCTCCGCGTTCTGTTTCTTCTAAAGTGTTTACTTCTTCCCAAGTTGCGGTTTCGTGTTTAGCAATAATCATTTGAGCGATTCTGTCACCGTCATTGATGGTAAATTCTTCGGCCGATAAATTTACTAAAATTACTCCAATTTCTCCACGATAATCAGCGTCTATTGTTCCTGGGGTATTCAGAACCGTAATTCCGTTTTTTAGGGCAAGACCACTTCTAGGTCTTACTTGTGCTTCGTAACCTTCTGGTAGTGAAATGAATAAACCTGTACTGATTAATCTTCTCTCTAAAGATTTCAGCGTGATGGGTTCAGAAATATTAGCATATAAATCCATTCCTGCAGAAAATGCAGTTTGGTATTTTGGTAAAGCGTGTTTTGATTTGTTGATTACTTTTATGGTCATCTTTTTAAAATTCTTTTGATAATGGCTTGTTCCTTAAAGGCTACAAAACCGATGAATAATGCTAAAAATAAGTTTCCTACAATATAATTGGTTCTAAAATAGTAAAACGAAATCATAGAAAGTGAAACCGAAATGACGAGATAAAGGATTACTTTTCCCGTGTTATAAGGAATAGGATATTTTATTCTTCCCCAAATGTAGGAAATTACCATCATACTCGTAAACGTTACTAATGCAGCAGTTGCACTTGCCCAATATCCATATTCTGGAATAAAAAGAACGTTAATGAGCACTGTAATTGCTGCTCCGATGATAGAAATATATAAACCAACTCTAGTTTGGTCTGAAAGTTTGTACCAAATAGAAAGGTTAAGGTAAATCCCTAAAAATAAAGCACCTAACATCACCATCGGAATAATTTCTATGCCTTCGTAGTAAAGTGGATTTCTCAAATATTTTTCTGAAATCCATTGAAGATTGACCATCAATCCCATGTAAATCAAGCAATTACAAATTACAAAAACGTCCATTAAAACTGCATAGGTTTTATGATTGTTTTTATCTTTGAAACTGCTGAAAAAATAAGGCTCAATGCCTAATTGATAAGCTTGTCTGAAAACCGTAATAAAAGTGGCGATTTTGTAAACAGCGCCATAAACTCCAATCTGATGGCGCGCTTCTTTATCAGGAAGTAAGTATTTAAGAAATTGTCTGTCAAGCGTTTGATTTACAATTCCAGCCAACCCTGCAATCATTACTGGCCACGAATAATTCATAATTCTTTTCCAAAGTTGAAAATCAAATTTTTTGATGCTGAAATTCACAAATTCTTTGCCTACAATCGCTAAAGTGACAATACTTTGAACCAAATTAGCAATAAAAACGTAACCTACCCCAATTTCTGGATTGTATTTTAGCCCAAGAATTCCCTGTGGAAATTTAGGCAACCATTTGATGAAAAATACCACTAAAAAAAAGTAAACCAATGAACCGATTACTTTAGAAAGCATATATTGAATAGGTCTTCCTTCTAATCTTAAAACTGCTGAAGGAATAGTAGAAAACGCATCAAAAGATAAAATAAATAAGAAAATGACCAAAAAATTCACTTGGTCTGGCGTTTCAAAAGCGTTCGCTAATTCTTGCCTGAAAACATAACCTAAAATCAAATAAATGAACCCTACCGAAAGAATGCTAAGTGCAGTAGTAGAAATTAAGGTTTTTTTGTCAATATCATCTTCTTGCGCAAAACGAAAGAATGAAGTTTCCATTCCGTGCGTTAAAAAAACCGTAATAACTCCAGCAATAGAGTACCAATCTACAAATGGTGAAGATGCAGCTGGCCCAAATGCTCGTGTAACGATAGGAGCGATAAGAAAAGGAAAAATCCTTACTAATACTGAACTTAAACCATAAATGGCGGTTTGTCCAAATAGTTTTTTATACAATTTTTTAGCGTTTTTAGAATGCAAAAATAACTATAAGATTTGGGATTTGGGATTTTAGATTTACGAATTTTTCATAAACCTTAGAATTGAACTTTTACACTTTCACAAAAACCTAAATTTCTTTGGCTTTACTCAAAAGTTAAATTAAATTTGTAAAAATCTAAAAGTAAAATGAAAACCCTAATCAAAAACGCTCAAATCGTAAACGAAGGAAAGATTTTTAAATCTGATGTATTGATTGAAAATGATTTGATAGCAAAAATTTCCTCAACTATTTCCGAAGAAAATGTAGATAAAATCATTAACGCTGAAGGAAAATTCCTAATTCCTGGAGTAATTGATGATCAAGTGCATTTTCGTGAACCGGGATTAACGCACAAAGGCGATATAGAAAGCGAATCAAAAGCTGCAATTGCTGGTGGAGTAACCAGTTTTATAGAACAACCGAACACCGTTCCCAATGCGGTAACGCAAGAACTTTTAGAAGAAAAATACAAAATTGCTTCGGATAAATCTTACGCCAATTATTCTTTTTCGATGGGCGGAACCAATGATAATTTAGAAGAAATTCTAAAGACCAATCCAAGAAATGTAGCGGCCATTAAACTTTTTCTAGGTTCTTCCACAGGAAATATGTTGGTAGATAATCCCGAAATTTTGGAAGAAATCTTCTCTAAAGTAAAAATGCCGATTTGTGTGCATTGTGAAGACGAAGCGACCATCAGAAAAAATACAGAAATCTATAAAGAACAATACGGAGAAGATATTCCTGTGAAATTTCATCACTTAATTAGAAGCGAAGAAGCGTGTTATCTTTCAAGTTCAAAAGCAATAGAACTCGCCAAAAAAACTGGCGCGAGATTGCATGTTTATCATCTTTCTACCGCAAAAGAAATGGAGCTTTTCCGAAATGATATTCCGTTAAAAGAAAAAAAAATCACCGCTGAAGTTTGTGTGCATCACCTTCATTTTACCAACGAAGATTATGAAACCAAAGGTTCTCTCATCAAATGGAATCCTGCTGTAAAAACAGAAACGGATAAAAATGGACTTTGGGAAGCACTTTTAGATGATAGAATTGATATTATTGCAACCGATCATGCTCCGCATACTTTGGAAGAAAAATCCAACAAATATTTAAAATGTCCTTCTGGTGCGCCTTTGGTTCAATATTCTTTGTCTGTTATGTTTGAATATTTCAAAAAAGGCAAGATTTCTTTAGAAAAAGTAGTTGAAAAAATGTGTCATAACCCTGCTATTTTATTCGAAATTGAAAAAAGAGGTTATGTGAAAGAAGGGTACAAAGCAGATTTGGTAATCATTAATCCAAATGCAGAAATTACAGTTTCTAAAGAAAATATCCTCTCAAAATGTGGTTGGAGTCCACTAGAAAACGAGACTTTTCATTCAGAAATTACACATACTTTCGTGAATGGTTTTCTGGCTTATGAAAATGGTAAAGTTTCTCCTGAAAAACACGGAGAAAGATTGCTTTTTGAAAGATAAAATCATTCCTTTTCAAAAAATCTGAATATTTAAGAAACATTTTTGCATTTTTTGCGTCTAATAGAAAAAAATTAATTCAATATGATTAGAAAGCTTACTTTGGCATTTGCTGCAGTATTAGTTTCTGTAGTTGCTTTTGCCCAAAACCAGTTTCAGTGGAAAGAAGCTTCGAGTGGCGGTTACACGTATAAATATGTAACCAATGACCCTGCGAAAGCTCGTTTTTACACTTTAAAGAATGGTTTAACTGTTATTTTAAGTCCTACGAATAAGGATCCTAGAATCCAAGCGTATGTTGCCATCAAAGCAGGAAGTAAAACAGATCCTGCAACCAATACTGGTTTGGCGCATTATTTAGAGCACATGTTATTCAAAGGAACTGATAAATACGGTTCATTAGATTGGTCTAAAGAAAAAGTAGAATTAGAAAAAATTGACGCATTATACGAACAGTATAACTCTACTAAAGACGAAGTTCAAAGAAAAGCCATTTATAAAAAAATAGACTCTGTTTCTGGAGTTGCTGCAAAATATGCAATTGCAAACGAGTACGACAAAATGATGTCTGCAATGGGCGCTCAAGGAACCAATGCTTTCACCAGTTTTGAACAAACCGTTTATACAGATGATGTTCCTAGTGCTTCTTTAGATAAATATTTAGCAGTACAGGCAGAAAGATTCAGAAATCCAGTTTTGAGAATTTTCCATACTGAATTAGAAGCGGTTTACGAAGAAAAAAATAGAACGCTAGATAATGACGGGAGAAAAGTTTCTGAAACTTTATTCTCTAATCTTTTCCAAAAGCATAACTACGGTTTACAAACAACTATTGGTACTGTAGAACACCTTAAAAACCCTTCGTTAATAGAAATCAGAAAGTATTTTAATAAATATTACGTTCCTAATAACATGGGAATTATCCTTTCTGGTGACTTTAATCCAGATGAGGTAATTGCAAAAGTGGACAAAGCGTTTTCTTACATGCAACCAAAACCATTTGATAAATACACTTTCCAACCAGAAGATGCGATTACAGCACCAATTGTAAAAGAAATTGTAGGTCCAGATGCAGAAAATTTAACCATCGGTTACAGATTGCCTGGAAATAAAGATAAAGATGCTTTGTTAGCTGACTTAGTTGGTCAAATTTTAACCAACGGAAGAGCGGGTTTATTAGACTTGAACTTGGTTAAAAAACAAAAATTATTGAGAGCTTCAGCTTTCACCTATTCATTAATTGATTATGGAATTTTATATCTTTCTGCTGCGCCAACTTCTGGCCAAAGTTTAGAAGATGTAAAAGCTTTAGTATTAAATGAAATCGAAAACCTTAAAAAAGGAAATTTTGATGACCAACTTATCACTTCTATCATCAATAACATCAAGAAAAACAAAATCTACGAAACCGAAAAATACGGTGATAGAGCTAGTGTTTTGATGGATGCTTTCACTTCTGAACTAGATTGGAGAGACCAAGTTGCGTATGTAAATGATTTGTCTAAAATTAAAAAAGAAGACATCGTAGCTTTTGCCAATAAATATTTTGGCGACAATTATGTAGCTGTTTTGAAAAGAAAAGGAGAATCTCCTGCAACTGTAAAAATTGAAAAACCATCAATTACACCAGTAGAAACCAATCCAGATAAACAGTCTTCATTTGTGAAAACAATAAATGAAATGCCTGCAACTGCTGCGAAACCAGTTTTCTTAGATTACAAAAAAGATATTCAGAAATCTAAATTAGGAAAAGCAGAAGTACTTTACGTTCCGAACAAAGACAATGATATTTTCAGATTAAGCTATCGTTACAAAATCGGTTCTTTGAATGATAAAAAACAAGGTTTAGCTTCTCAATACATTCAGTTTTTAGGAACTGATAAAATGACTGCCGAAGAAATTTCTAAAGCATTCTACAAAATTGCATGTAGTTTTAATGTTTCTACAGGAGAAGAATACACTACGGTAAGTATTGAAGGTTTGCAAGAAAACTTCGAAAATGCAGTGAAATTGTACGAAGAAGTGGTAAATAATGTAAAAGCAGATGATAAAGCTTTGGCAGCACTTAAAGCTAGATTAAACAAAGCTAGAAAAGATGCTAAAGCCAACAAAGGTGCTATTTTACAAGGTTTAACAAGTTATGCGCTTTATGGTTCAGAAAATAAATTCAACAATGTTTTGACCAATGAAGAACTGAATGCGGTAACCGCTCAAGAATTAGTAGACAGAATTAAAAACCTTAATAATTATGAGCAAACAGTAATTTATTACGGACCAACTCCTGTTTATAACGTTGTTTCTCAGTTGAAAACATTGCACCAAGTTCCTGCAAATTTTGCAGTAGCAGCTCCAGCAAAAACTTTCAAACAAGAAGTTCCTGCTAAAAATCAAGTGCTTTTTGCAGATTATGATATGGTTCAGGCAGAAACCAGATGGATTAGAAATACAGAAACTTACAACCCAGAAAAAACTACGATGGTGAATGTGTTCAATAACTATTTCGGTGGAGGTATGGGAAGTTTAGTATTCCAAACCATCAGAGAAAGTAAAGCTTTAGCTTACAGTACTTACGGATATTATGTGCAACCACAGAAAAAAGACCAAGATTACTATTTATTAGGTTATGTAGGTTCTCAAGCAGATAAATTTAATGATGCTACGGTTGCTATGAATGAATTGCTAACCAAAATGCCAGAATTGCCTAAAAATTTAGATTTGGCTAAAAATCAAGTGAAAAAAGATATTCAGACAGAGAGAATTACTCAAGATGGTATCATTTACAACTATTTAAACGCTAAAAATTTAGGTCTTACTGATGACATTAGAAAGAAAATGTACGAAACAGTAGATAAAATTACGATGGCAGATGTTAAGAAATTCCACCAGAATTATTTCTCAGGAAAACCTTACACGTATGCAATTGTAGCTTCTGAAAAAAGAGTGTCTATGGACGATATGAAAAAACTAGGAGAAGTAAAAAAACTTTCTTTAGAAGAAATTTTCGGATACTAGAAACTTTCAAAATATTTTTAGAAAAGACCGCAATTTTGCGGTCTTTTTTTGTGAATTATCTTCTTTACATAATAGATTTTTTTCTCGGAATTTTATAAATGCTTACTTTTAAGCAATAATTTTAAACAAGACTTGTCATGAATATGTACACGCAACCGATGCTTCAAGAGAACGCATTAAAAGATAAAGTAGCCATCGTTACTGGTGGTGGGAGTGGTTTGGGAAAAGCCATGACCAAATATTTTCTTCAATTAGGAGCCAAAGTAGTGATTACTTCTAGAAATTTAGAAAAATTACAAGGAACTGCCGCAGAATTAGAAGCAGAAACTGGCGGTAAAGTACTTTGTGTTTCTTGCGATGTAAGAAATTGGGACGAAGTAGAAGCTATGAAAGAAGCTGCGATTAAAGAATTTGGTAGAATAGATATTTTGCTCAATAATGCTGCGGGAAATTTTATTTCACCCACCGAAAGATTGACGCATTCTGCTTTTGATTCTATTTTGGATATTGTTTTGAAAGGAACCAAAAACTGTACACTTTCTGTAGGAAAATATTGGATTGATAATAAAATTCCGGGAACTGTACTTAATATTGTCACCACTTATTCTTGGACGGGTTCTGCTTATGTAGTTCCTTCAGCTTGTGCAAAAGCAGGAGTTTTAGCGATGACCAGGAGTTTAGCTGTAGAGTGGGCGAAATACAATATTCGTTTTAATGCAATTGCGCCGGGTCCATTCCCTACAAAAGGAGCTTGGGAAAGATTATTGCCGGGAGATTTAGCCGAAAAATTTGATATGAGAAAAAAAGTGCCATTGAGAAGAGTGGGAGAACATCAAGAATTGGCAAACTTAGCGGCGTATTTGGTTTCTGATTATTCAGCGTACATTAACGGAGAAGTAGTAACCATAGATGGTGGAGAATGGTTGCAAGGTGCTGGAGAATTTAATATGCTAGAACAAATTCCACAAGAAATGTGGGATATGCTGGAAATGATGATAAAAGCAAAAAAGAAATCATAAAAATCAACTTTTTAATCCCGAAATTTATTTTCGGGATTTTTAATTTTAAATCCCTAATTTTATCCTTCCAAAAAATTGAGGTTTTGTGAAAAAAAGTACTTTAAATTCCTTTTATTTCTAATTCTTTGTTTTTCAGTAAGGGTAATTTCTCAAACATGTGGAGGTTCGTTCGGAGCTCCAATTTTCGTAGAAGATTTTGGGAGGGTAAATAATTCTTATCAGACGGTTTCTCCAGCATTGGTATCTCCAGCATTTACCAATTATATTTATTCGTCAGTAATGCCACCCAATGATGGTTATTATACGATTTCAAATACTACGGAATATTTACCTTGGGGTTGGAAAAATTCATTAGATCATACCAATGATCCCTCTGGAACTTATGGAAATATGTTGGTAGTAAATGCAGATTATAGCACGGGAGAATTTTCTAGAAATTTTAGCAGAAAATGGTAATCCTCCTTATTTGTATTCTCTAGACAATGTAAATTGGCAAACTTCTAATATTTTTAAAAATTTGGATGCTGGGATTTATCAGATTTATGTAAAATCTCAAACCAATAGTTGTACTGCGGTTGCTACTTCGGCGGTACTTTTTATTCCAAATGCTTTTACGCCTAATCATGATGGTTATAATGATGTGTGGAGGGTTTCTAATATTGAGTTTTTCTCTAATGTGAAACTTAAAATTTTTGATAAGTATGGCACTCAAGTTTTTATGGCGGAAGATGTTTTAAAATTCAATTGGGATGGTCTATATAACGGAAGAATATTACCTTCAGAAACTTATTGGTATGTTATGGAAATTGATGGACATTATACCAGAACGGGTTGGATTTTTCTAAAAAACAGATAAAATAAGAAAGCCGAATCAACGATTCGGCTTTTCTCATTAATGTATAGGATTTTATAAATTTCTTAAACCTGCTCTAGCTCCACCTGCAGCTACTACAGCTTGCATTCTGTCTCTTTGACCTGCAGAGAACATATACATTGCAGAATCATATACATAATCCATATAGTTCATGAACATTACAGATCTTTGTACACCACCACAAGTATTGTATAAAGGATAAGTTGGTGAACCACCATTAGAACCTGTTTGAGTAGGAGTGTCAGCTACGAAATCGTTTCCACAAGTTGCATCTCCCCAAATGTGACGAAGATTTAAGTAGTGACCAACTTCGTGAGTTGCAGTTCTTCCTAAGTTGTATGGAGCAGTAGCACCAGTTACACCAGTGTATTTAGAAGCTAAAACAACTCCATCATTCCATAAACCAGCAGATTCTGGGAAAGTTGCGTATCCTAAGATACTTCCCATATCACCTACAACCCAAATGTTGAAATATTGTGTTGGGTCTGTAGCATCAATTCCTTTTGTAGAAGCTTTTTTCATGGCATCATTGGTTCTCCAAGATCTTACAGAAGTTGATTTTCTAACTGTTTTTACCAATCTAAATCTTACTTTGGTGTCACCAGCAGCTACTGAAGCAAATTCAGCAGGGATTTTATTAATATCTGAGTTAGTTGCTCCAAAGTCTTTATTAAGTACAGCGATTTGTTCTGCGATTCTAGCATCAGAAAGATTTTCTGCTGTAGTTCTGTATAATAAATTTACAACTACAGGGATTTCTACAGTTCCATCAGCTAATACTCTTCCTAATTTTTTAGCTTGAATGAATTTTTCAGTTCCCGCTTCTATTGCAGCAAATCTTGCTCTTGCTTTTGCGTCATTTTTAAGTAATTCTGCTCTGATTTCTTCAGATGGACAAGATTTTCTAGATGCAGTTGCTGTTCTAGCATTTGTGTCTTCTGTTAAGTTTGCAGTTTCCTCTGTTGTGTTACATGCTGCTAACATACCTAGCGCTATAACTCCGAATAGTAATTTCTTCATATCAAATTAATTTTTAATAAAATTGTTTTTTAATTCACAGCTGCGAATATATAGAGTTGAAATTTAGTGTGCAATATTTTTTTTAAATTTTTTTTCAAAAAGTGTTGATTTTTATTTAATAGATAGGTTTTTTCTTTGATGATTGAGTATTAAATTTACTTAATTCTTTATGGATTTATTAATTTTATTAGGTTTTTTTTTATTGCTGATTTTGTAATTTTGGTGTGAAATGATAGAAATTTTTTATTTTTTAGATAATTTCTTTGTAAAGTTCTCAAAATAGAAAAATCCGCCTGAAAAAATTCCAGACGGATCTCCTATGAAAAACTTAAATGGTAAGTTATATATGAAAAATATCAATGTTATATTTCAACTGGTCTGAAAACCAGTCCGCTTTCTTCGAAATAATCTAATGTGATTCTGTCTCCATCATTTATCTTTCCTGCGAGAATTTCTTTAGATAATCTGTTCAGAACTTCTTGTTGAAGCACTCTTTTTAATGGTCTTGCTCCAAATGTAGGATCGTAACCTTTGTTGGTTAGATATTTTAAAGCGTCTTCAGTCGCAGTTAAGATGATGTTTCTCTTTTCTAGCATTTGATTAAAGCCTCTTAATTGGAAATTCACGATTTTACCAATTTCTGATTTGCTTAATGGTTGGAAAAGTACCACTTCATCTATTCTGTTTAAAAATTCCGGACGGAGAGATTGTTTCAATAATCCGAAAACTTCTTCTTTGGTTGCTTCTAAAGTTTCAGAATCGATATTGTCATCTTTGTCACGCTGTGCAGCGTCAAAACGTTCCTGAATAATATGCGAACCAAGGTTGGAAGTCATAATAATGATAGAATTTTTAAAATTCACTACTCTTCCTTTATTATCGGTTAATCTTCCATCGTCTAAAACTTGTAAAAGCGTGTTGAAAACATCTGGATGCGCTTTTTCTATCTCGTCCAAAAGCACTACAGAATAAGGTCTTCTTCTCACCGCTTCGGTTAATTGTCCGCCTTCATCATAACCTACGTAACCTGGAGGCGCACCAACTAATCTAGAAACAGAGTGTCTTTCTTGATATTCACTCATGTCAATTCTGGTCATGTTGTTCTCATCGTCAAATAAAAATTCTGCCAAAGCTTTTGCTAGTTCGGTTTTACCAACACCAGTTGTTCCAAGGAATAGGAAACTTCCGATTGGTTTTTTCTCGTCATTTAATCCGGCTCTATTTCTTCTAATAGCATCTGCAACTGCAGAGATAGCTTCTTCTTGACCTACCACTCTGTGGTGGAGTTCGGTTTCTAGATTTAACAATTTTTCTCTTTCAGATTGAAGCAACTTGGTAACTGGGATTCCAGTCCATTTTGCAATCACTTCTGAAATGTTTTCAGCGGTAACTTCTTCTTTGATGAGCTCATTCTGATGTTTTTGCATTTCGAGTTCTAATTTTTTCAAATCTTCCTCTTTTTCTCTGAGTTTACCGTATTGTATTTCGGCAACTTTTGCGTAATCACCAACTCTAGACGCTCTTTCTGCTTCTAATTTCAGAGATTCTATTTCTTTTTTAATGGCGGTTAAATCTTCAGATTTTTGTTTTTCGCCAAGCCATTTTGCGTGGATTTCGTTTCTTTGTTCCTGAATTTTCGCAATATCTTCTTTCAGATGATTGATTTTTACTTCATTTTTTTCTCTAGAAATTGCAGCGAGTTCTATTTCTAACTGCATTAATTTTCTGTCGAGAATATCTAATTCTTCAGGTTTAGAATTGATTTCCATTCTTAGTTTAGCTGAAGCTTCATCAATCAAGTCGATGGCTTTATCTGGTAAAAATCTGTCTGAAATATATCTTTGAGACATTTCTACGGCAGCAATAATGGCTTCGTCTTTTATTCTTACTTTGTGGTGTGCTTCGTACTTGTCTTTAATTCCTCTCAAGATAGAAATCGCAGATTCTGTGTCTGGTTCTTCTACCATTACTTTTTGGAAACGTCTTTCTAAAGCTTTATCTTTTTCAAAATATTTTTGATATTCATTTAAAGTGGTTGCACCAATCGCTCTAAGCTCTCCTCTTGCTAAAGCTGGTTTTAAAATATTCGCAGCGTCCATCGCTCCTTCTCCACCACCAGCTCCTACTAAAGTGTGAATTTCATCGATGAAGAGAATGATTTGTCCATCGCTTTTAATGACTTCATTTACTACAGATTTCAAACGCTCCTCGAATTCACCTTTGTATTTTGCACCAGCAATTAATGCACCCATATCTAGGGAATAAATGGTTTTGTCCATTAAATTTTCTGGAACATCACCTGAAATAATTCTATGAGCAATTCCTTCTGCAATAGCGGTTTTACCTACACCTGGTTCGCCAATGAGAATCGGGTTGTTTTTGGTTCTTCTTGATAAAATTTGTAAAACTCTTCTTATTTCTTCGTCTCTACCAATTACAGGGTCTAGTTTTCCTTCTGCAGCGAGTTCATTGAAGTTTTTAGCGTATTTATTTAAACTTTGATAAGTTTCTTCTGAACTTGCCGAAGTTGCTTTGCTTCCTTTTCTCAATTCTTTGATGGCTGCTTCTAATGAATTTTTAGTCACTCCAAAATCTTTTAAAATTTTAGAAACTTCAGAATTTACCTCTAAAAGTGAAAGCCAAAGATGCTCAATGGTTACATATTCATCGCCCATTTTTTTGGCAACATTCGGTGCGTCTAAAAGAATTTTATTTGCTGATTGAGAAAGATAAATGTTTCCACCTTCTACTTTTGGAAGTTTTTCTAATGCCTCACGGTTTTTTTCTCTAATAAGGTTGAGGTCTGCTTCTGATTTTTTCATCAAGAATGCAGAAATATTTTCATCTACTTGAAGAATTCCTTCTAATAAATGTTGAGGTTCAATGCTTTGATGGCCAAAATCCAGCGCAATTTGTTGTGCTTTTTGAATGGCTTCTTGTGATTTTGTGGTATATTGGTTTAAGTTCATATTAATGGTTTTGATTGGTATGCTTCAAAATGTATTCTAAAGTAATTTTTAGGTCAAAATTTCCTGATTTCTGTAATTTCTTAAAATTTTTATAGACAAAATTTCTGGATTTTATATATTATTGAGTTTGGATGTTGACATTTTTTCTTGTTTATGATTAGGTGTTTGTTAAATAAAATTCATAATTTTTATTTGTTTTATTATATAATGTTAATTTTTTTAGAAAATTTATATTGTATATTTGTTGGAAACACAAATACTAATGAAGAATCTCACTCCGAGACAAAAAGAAATACTAAATGTAGCTCTTGAATTGTTCTATAAAAGAGGTTTTGCAGATACCTCCATGAGAGACATTGCAGAAGTGATGAATATAAAAGCTGCTTCTCTTTATGCCCACATTAAGTCTAAAGAAGAAATTATGGAGTGGATAAGTGAGGATGTGAGAACTAGATTTATGGAAAGATATTATGAAATTCTTGATTCTAAATTATCTGTAGAAGAAAGGTTTAGGTTAATGGTAGAAAATCACCTTAATTCTATTTTC contains the following coding sequences:
- the dut gene encoding dUTP diphosphatase — translated: MTIKVINKSKHALPKYQTAFSAGMDLYANISEPITLKSLERRLISTGLFISLPEGYEAQVRPRSGLALKNGITVLNTPGTIDADYRGEIGVILVNLSAEEFTINDGDRIAQMIIAKHETATWEEVNTLEETERGEGGFGSSGVAKK
- a CDS encoding lipopolysaccharide biosynthesis protein, with the translated sequence MYKKLFGQTAIYGLSSVLVRIFPFLIAPIVTRAFGPAASSPFVDWYSIAGVITVFLTHGMETSFFRFAQEDDIDKKTLISTTALSILSVGFIYLILGYVFRQELANAFETPDQVNFLVIFLFILSFDAFSTIPSAVLRLEGRPIQYMLSKVIGSLVYFFLVVFFIKWLPKFPQGILGLKYNPEIGVGYVFIANLVQSIVTLAIVGKEFVNFSIKKFDFQLWKRIMNYSWPVMIAGLAGIVNQTLDRQFLKYLLPDKEARHQIGVYGAVYKIATFITVFRQAYQLGIEPYFFSSFKDKNNHKTYAVLMDVFVICNCLIYMGLMVNLQWISEKYLRNPLYYEGIEIIPMVMLGALFLGIYLNLSIWYKLSDQTRVGLYISIIGAAITVLINVLFIPEYGYWASATAALVTFTSMMVISYIWGRIKYPIPYNTGKVILYLVISVSLSMISFYYFRTNYIVGNLFLALFIGFVAFKEQAIIKRILKR
- a CDS encoding dihydroorotase, with the translated sequence MKTLIKNAQIVNEGKIFKSDVLIENDLIAKISSTISEENVDKIINAEGKFLIPGVIDDQVHFREPGLTHKGDIESESKAAIAGGVTSFIEQPNTVPNAVTQELLEEKYKIASDKSYANYSFSMGGTNDNLEEILKTNPRNVAAIKLFLGSSTGNMLVDNPEILEEIFSKVKMPICVHCEDEATIRKNTEIYKEQYGEDIPVKFHHLIRSEEACYLSSSKAIELAKKTGARLHVYHLSTAKEMELFRNDIPLKEKKITAEVCVHHLHFTNEDYETKGSLIKWNPAVKTETDKNGLWEALLDDRIDIIATDHAPHTLEEKSNKYLKCPSGAPLVQYSLSVMFEYFKKGKISLEKVVEKMCHNPAILFEIEKRGYVKEGYKADLVIINPNAEITVSKENILSKCGWSPLENETFHSEITHTFVNGFLAYENGKVSPEKHGERLLFER
- a CDS encoding M16 family metallopeptidase; translation: MIRKLTLAFAAVLVSVVAFAQNQFQWKEASSGGYTYKYVTNDPAKARFYTLKNGLTVILSPTNKDPRIQAYVAIKAGSKTDPATNTGLAHYLEHMLFKGTDKYGSLDWSKEKVELEKIDALYEQYNSTKDEVQRKAIYKKIDSVSGVAAKYAIANEYDKMMSAMGAQGTNAFTSFEQTVYTDDVPSASLDKYLAVQAERFRNPVLRIFHTELEAVYEEKNRTLDNDGRKVSETLFSNLFQKHNYGLQTTIGTVEHLKNPSLIEIRKYFNKYYVPNNMGIILSGDFNPDEVIAKVDKAFSYMQPKPFDKYTFQPEDAITAPIVKEIVGPDAENLTIGYRLPGNKDKDALLADLVGQILTNGRAGLLDLNLVKKQKLLRASAFTYSLIDYGILYLSAAPTSGQSLEDVKALVLNEIENLKKGNFDDQLITSIINNIKKNKIYETEKYGDRASVLMDAFTSELDWRDQVAYVNDLSKIKKEDIVAFANKYFGDNYVAVLKRKGESPATVKIEKPSITPVETNPDKQSSFVKTINEMPATAAKPVFLDYKKDIQKSKLGKAEVLYVPNKDNDIFRLSYRYKIGSLNDKKQGLASQYIQFLGTDKMTAEEISKAFYKIACSFNVSTGEEYTTVSIEGLQENFENAVKLYEEVVNNVKADDKALAALKARLNKARKDAKANKGAILQGLTSYALYGSENKFNNVLTNEELNAVTAQELVDRIKNLNNYEQTVIYYGPTPVYNVVSQLKTLHQVPANFAVAAPAKTFKQEVPAKNQVLFADYDMVQAETRWIRNTETYNPEKTTMVNVFNNYFGGGMGSLVFQTIRESKALAYSTYGYYVQPQKKDQDYYLLGYVGSQADKFNDATVAMNELLTKMPELPKNLDLAKNQVKKDIQTERITQDGIIYNYLNAKNLGLTDDIRKKMYETVDKITMADVKKFHQNYFSGKPYTYAIVASEKRVSMDDMKKLGEVKKLSLEEIFGY
- a CDS encoding SDR family oxidoreductase → MNMYTQPMLQENALKDKVAIVTGGGSGLGKAMTKYFLQLGAKVVITSRNLEKLQGTAAELEAETGGKVLCVSCDVRNWDEVEAMKEAAIKEFGRIDILLNNAAGNFISPTERLTHSAFDSILDIVLKGTKNCTLSVGKYWIDNKIPGTVLNIVTTYSWTGSAYVVPSACAKAGVLAMTRSLAVEWAKYNIRFNAIAPGPFPTKGAWERLLPGDLAEKFDMRKKVPLRRVGEHQELANLAAYLVSDYSAYINGEVVTIDGGEWLQGAGEFNMLEQIPQEMWDMLEMMIKAKKKS
- a CDS encoding T9SS type B sorting domain-containing protein; this encodes MQIIARENFLEILAENGNPPYLYSLDNVNWQTSNIFKNLDAGIYQIYVKSQTNSCTAVATSAVLFIPNAFTPNHDGYNDVWRVSNIEFFSNVKLKIFDKYGTQVFMAEDVLKFNWDGLYNGRILPSETYWYVMEIDGHYTRTGWIFLKNR